A genomic stretch from Perognathus longimembris pacificus isolate PPM17 chromosome 5, ASM2315922v1, whole genome shotgun sequence includes:
- the Tmem50b gene encoding transmembrane protein 50B isoform X1 → MAGFLDNFRWPECECIDWSEKRNAVASVVAGILFFTGWWIMIDAAVVYPRELNHAFHTCGVFSTLAFFMINAVSNAQVRGDSYESGCLGRTGARVWLFIGFMLMFGSLIASMWILFGAYVTQNTDVYPGLAVFFQNALIFFSTLIYKFGRTEELWT, encoded by the exons ATGGCAGGCTTCCTAGATAATTTCCGATGGCCAGAATGTGAATGTATTGACTGGAGTGAGAAAAGAAATGCTGTGGCTTCTGTGGTGGCAGGCATATTG ttttttacAGGTTGGTGGATCATGATTGATGCAGCAGTGGTATATCCACGAGAATTAAACCATGCTTTTCACACATGTGGTGTATTTTCCACGTTGGCTTTCTTCAT GATAAATGCTGTGTCCAATGCTCAGGTGAGAGGTGACAGCTATGAAAGCGGCTGTTTAGGAAGAACAG GTGCTCGCGTTTGGCTCTTCATTGGTTTCATGTTGATGTTTGGGTCGCTTATTGCTTCCATGTGGATTCTTTTTGGTGCATATGTTACCCAAA aTACTGATGTTTATCCTGGACTAGCTGTGTTTTTCCAAAATGCTCTTATATTTTTTAG TACTCTCATCTATAAGTTTGGAAGAACGGAAGAGCTCTGGACCTGA
- the Ifngr2 gene encoding interferon gamma receptor 2 — translation MWPSPSWRWRLLLLLLLSCLRTSALPPDSFSQLAAPQHPKLHLYNKEQVLSWESSSSHNDTRPVVYRVQFKFMASLDWYDVTVQTIGVNCTRIPETQCNFTEARPGFPWHFNVTLQVRAELGEIASAWTPVPWFQYYQNVTIGPPTAILVSPGAGSLLIRLSSPFDLPLPARTKFLYYIHYREEAGISQVKGPVESSSIFLDNLKPLKLYCLQAEARLSSFTSRPGHLSNTSCYETIAEASTKVQNVALISAATFLVLLILASHFLFLKYKSQVKYWFRTPPRIPSQIEEYLKDPALPILEVLDKDSSPEDAWDSVSVISLPEKEDVPQTLESEH, via the exons ATGTGGCCGTCTCCATCGTGGCGgtggcggctgctgctgctgctgctgctgagctgCCTGCGCACCTCGGCGCTCCCTCCGG ACTCCTTTTCCCAGCTGGCTGCTCCTCAGCACCCAAAGCTTCACCTGTACAACAAAGAACAAGTTCTGAGCTGGGAGTCCTCATCTTCACACAATGACACAAGACCAGTGGTCTACCGGGTGCAGTTTAAATT CATGGCTAGCTTAGACTGGTACGATGTCACAGTCCAGACCATAGGAGTGAACTGTACTCGGATCCCAGAGACCCAGTGTAACTTCACCGAAGCCAGGCCCGGCTTCCCATGGCATTTCAATGTGACTTTGCAAGTGCGAGCCGAGCTGGGAGAGATTGCTTCTGCCTGGACCCCAGTGCCTTGGTTTCAATACTATCAAAATG TTACTATTGGGCCTCCAACAGCCATCTTGGTGTCCCCGGGAGCAGGTTCCCTCCTCATCAGGCTTTCCTCTCCCTTTGACCTCCCTCTGCCCGCCCGGACCAAGTTTTTGTATTATATCCATTACCGGGAAGAAGCAGGAATCTCTCAG GTAAAAGGCCCTGTGGAAAGCAGCTCCATCTTTTTGGATAATTTGAAGCCCTTAAAACTATACTGTTTACAAGCCGAGGCACGACTGTCTTCGTTTACCTCTAGACCTGGACATTTAAGCAACACATCTTGCTATGAAACAATAGCAGAAG CCTCCACCAAGGTGCAGAACGTGGCTCTGATCTCTGCGGCCACCTTTTTAGTACTGCTGATCCTGGCCAGTCACTTTCTGTTCCTGAAATATAAAAGCCAAGTGAAATACTGGTTTCGCACTCCACCAAGAATCCCATCACAAATAGAAGAG TATTTGAAGGACCCAGCTCTCCCCATCTTAGAGGTTTTGGACAAAGACAGCTCGCCAGAGGACGCCTGGGACTCCGTGTCAGTCATTTCATTGCCAGAAAAGGAAGATGTTCCCCAGACGCTGGAGTCGGAGCACTGA
- the Tmem50b gene encoding transmembrane protein 50B isoform X2 — MAGFLDNFRWPECECIDWSEKRNAVASVVAGILFFTGWWIMIDAAVVYPRELNHAFHTCGVFSTLAFFMINAVSNAQVRGDSYESGCLGRTDTDVYPGLAVFFQNALIFFSTLIYKFGRTEELWT, encoded by the exons ATGGCAGGCTTCCTAGATAATTTCCGATGGCCAGAATGTGAATGTATTGACTGGAGTGAGAAAAGAAATGCTGTGGCTTCTGTGGTGGCAGGCATATTG ttttttacAGGTTGGTGGATCATGATTGATGCAGCAGTGGTATATCCACGAGAATTAAACCATGCTTTTCACACATGTGGTGTATTTTCCACGTTGGCTTTCTTCAT GATAAATGCTGTGTCCAATGCTCAGGTGAGAGGTGACAGCTATGAAAGCGGCTGTTTAGGAAGAACAG aTACTGATGTTTATCCTGGACTAGCTGTGTTTTTCCAAAATGCTCTTATATTTTTTAG TACTCTCATCTATAAGTTTGGAAGAACGGAAGAGCTCTGGACCTGA